aaaaaaatttgttccaTGTTCTCTTAGCTATATCAATACCGAATCATACAGTTAAAATCCACttacattttgaaaaaattattcttataatTGAAATTAGTTAATCAATTGAGGGAAATTgtaaatgaaattatatatacatttttcaaTCCTAAAATTCAAGCATTTTTTAGAATAatgtttctctctaaactagatTGCAAAGAAACTCTTCAAACCCTTCAAACTcattatatatctttttattggatgttgattatgaaaatctaactattagattgcatgttttttatgctcttaacatgtttgtcaaatttcttttaaattggatgttatttattatttgatcaataaactttttttttttttttttttgcataattttaaaccataaaaacttgaaatttaaacatttgattaatgtcatagcaattattttttattttttagaaatttgtgcaagcatgaaggatataataagaGCATGCAATCCAATGATTagcttttcaaaattcacacccaataaaaatatataggaaaagTTTGAAGGATTTCTCTCCCTAGTTTGAGAgaaacctttatttttttaaatccgCTGCCCTTGGTGTGTTAAGGACCTAGAGGAATTAGTAGTCTATGGACAGCATGTGTAGAGAATTTAACcgaaatcccaacctgtgagaaacaaaaaaaataaaaataaaaataaaagtagagaAAAACACACGCCTAAGAAAGTAATCAAatgcacaagacaatatttacatgGTTCCGCAATTTGCTTACGTTTACGGAGTTGCAGatatttcactattatcagggaaaaagaaatataaggtgcggcttcaaaattattttttttccccacaaaaACACGGCAACAACCctataaaaccctaatcaccaaagtcGGTTCCACAATGGGCTAAAcgggccaaaaaaaatttcctgagGGCGTTGCCCCCGAACCCCTAGGAGGCTTGTTCATGAGCGCTCCCAAGTCttcgctccatggactaagcctcagtaaatctcccattaaaaaccacgcaatattattcgggttgggttgggttgtcGAATCGGAtcggatcaaacaaaactaggttccacaaagcccaacagcATGATTAAGGGCTTAGAGGAATTAGTAGTTTGTGGATGGCATGGCAAGTGTTGTGGGCGGCATGGCAACACTTGAAGATTGTTGACACCTTCATCTGGAATCACCACTTGAACTTAGAAAACGTTAActacaaaaaattcatttctttatttattttagtgtaAATGATTGGGTAGCATACCAGAGGAATTAGTAGTCTATGGACAGCATGATTAAGGGCTTAGAGGAATTAGTAGTTTGTGGACGGCATGGCAGGTGTTGTGGACGGCATGGCAACACTTGAAGATTGTTGACCCCTTCATATGGAATCACCACTTGAACTTAGAAAACGTTAActacaaaaaattcatttctttatttattttagtgtaAATGATTGGGTATCATACCAGATGTCTATTTTGATTTGAAGGTGATGCATTATTTTGCTATTTGGATTTGGTCGTACGTGTGTGTTTTGCAAGTGCAactaggcttttttttttgacttacTCCTTCACTCAATGTCACATTATCCGTCCTGACCACAAATTGCCTCCACATTCTCAAGTAGTGCACTAATGCTagcatcttcttctcctggaccACGCCTTTCGGCTAATTTTGAGACGTCCCTATGGCCTAATTAAATTCTTAAGAGGCCAAATATAACTTTTAAGACCCAAACTCCTAACTCTAATTAcataattatatgttttttgaaatatggtaGTCTGCCTACGCATAAAAAGTAAGATAAATAATATTACAGACACAAGCTCATCTCTAAACATCAAGATATTAATGAACTGCATGgctattttgtttttggtaaaacatGATAGGGCAATAGGCTTCATGATAAGGTTTGGTTCTTATTTGATTATATGGGTAAAACGTGTCTTGTTAAAacaagattttgttttgtttttgattttttgtttttttgggaaGAGTGTTAAAATAAGTTGATTCATTTAAAGATAAACTCCATATATATAATCTATTTTGAGTTGAACGCGTCTAACTCCTTTCCATGTGCATGGAATACTTATATTGCACCCTGCGCAACACGTATTTGAATCATTTTACAAcgtagaaaaagaaaactttgaaTGTGGTCTGTACATGGAACGCTAGCAAACAAGTCTACCACTATAAAAGCAAAGCGTGTGGGGTACGGCCGAACAGGTGGCCGTGGAAAATCTCACTCCGGCCGTTCTCTTCGTTTCACATTAGTCCaagtgttaaaataaaataaataaataaataaaaaaaaccatatattcCTCGCGTGACGTATTAACTAAAAATGGACAAgagccaattttttttaagagaaggacaaaaataataagaaaatgtgTAAAAGTTATAAGAGTGGTGTGAATTAGTCTATTTCCAAAAAGAGTCTTATAATTCAGTCAgttattaaattacaaaaaaaaaaaaagtggtgtgcttttttttttttaattaatttttggcGGTGGACTAATAAAATAACACTATATCCTtcaattagtttattttacattaatttTGTGTGAATGTGTGCGTTtctgggggaaaaaaaaattaaggcgTAATACTTTTATTAACAAAAGACGAAACATGACTAGGTCACAGATAAGCCCACGGTATTTTTTATTCCGTTTTCAGTATCAGTTTGGATCACTTTTTGATTCTTTGCAACAGCAGAATATATACTAGTCTTCCAAAGTTATTCATTTATAATGGGTTCAATGAATCCTagactttctctttttttgtttttgtttttgtttttgtttttttttttttatttttttatttttttatttttttaattttttcaaaggaAGATAAATAAGCTAACTGAGTATAAATTCCATGTAATatatagtatttaaattttaagtttgtgAAATAATTGCGTTGGAAATAGAAAACTAATTAAGGATAATATATGCTTGGATGTAATTAGTTTGTATTTTCTAGCATTGACAGCTACCGCAGCCTTTGCCAGCCATATCCAACAAAGCTcatttagggcccgtttggatatagctgaaaactgaaaattgaaactgaaaactgaaaaatactataacaaaataatttttaaatgtgtaaatagtaccgtgggacccatttttaatgaaaaagttactgcaaagtgaaatttgtgggtccgtgaataGTACATGATGTGCACTGATTGGctgaaaaaagtttgaaaagtccaactttgcggctactgttcattgaatagtgcatgaacagtagccgcaagtCTAAAAAACgtgtgaaaattttttttttggaaaaacgcagacgcaagcatttcagccgaatccaaacgTAGCCTTAATGTATGTTTGGATAGTGTTGAAATGATTCTGTAAGCAGCATTCAGCGTTTTTGTGAGGGTCTCATGCACTGTTTACGGGATCCGCAAGGACAGATTTTAGTAAAATCAACTTTAAAACTAAGTCTCATTacactatttatatatttaaaaattattttgctacagtattttcagttttcagtaataagcgatatccaaacacacccttaattttaattacttttgGAGAGTAATTATACATTCATAAACaggtagtttttcttttatttttttattatgggtatcaaatttgaagtttttcttctttttttttgttgactttTTACCCTATTGAACACGACTTTTGTATAAACAATCACTTTTCGTTGGTCTAAAGTTTGACTAAATTACTAATGGATATTTTGAATCTTCCGGAAAAAACTCCAATGAAAATGACCATTCAATTATTGTCCAGTAATTAAATAACGATAgctttacacacacacatgagCTTAAATAAACAAGAAGATCTTAATCTACTATTCTTattgaatttcattttaaaatggaTCCAATTCATATTCTGAATTATATGTTATAAATCTAAATGTATATCGAATATtagattatttaaaattttatataaaataatacttTATACATTATTAGattcaagaaataaaagaaaaatcttaaatGGGAAAGGATATTATCCATTTCAAATGAAATGGAGAGGGTTGTATTCACTTGGCTCCTCttacttaaaaaatacaataaaaatgttTATAGTATAAATTATACACATATTTattgcatttaaaaataaaaaatttatttttcattccaaAGGTTTGACTCGGTGCGCCTGAAAAATGCCATGCAGGGAGATCTGCTCTTGTATAAAACTATAAATACACGAGAACTCTACTGCATTAACCACAAAACAAGCGAGAAAGCCTTATTCTAGTCATCCTTAATACTAGCTAGTCATCCAAATTAATTCATTCATAATGGGTTAGATGAATCAtagattttccttttcttttcttcttttaaaaaaaaaaaaaaaatagaagaagaaaaagaagggaagATAAAGAAGTTaactaagtatatatatatatatatatattttttttgagagagttttaacctatgacgtCCGCTCTTAATAATAGTTcattatcatcagaccaagacaccaatcagttaaCTAAGTATATATAAGTGGGCAAAGCTTGTCCAGTTCCATTGTACATTGGACCCATTATGATAGTATTTTATGTCATTATCTCAATGGGTCTAGTATATTGAACCCAAGCCTAACTctatattagtttacaaaatatttagcttataagtttgtataaattttgtaataattaaGTTCGTAACTGAGTAATATTGACAGCTAGCGCATCCTTGACTAGCCATAtacatccaaaaaataaaaaactcattaaCATCAATGTACTGTAGTTTTCATTACGTGAATTGGTGtcaatttttagagagagagagagagttgaaatCACTAGTCAATTgtttagtaaataatatagcCTCTTTACATGCACAtttgattaaacaaaaaaatgactttttcTTACATATTAggatcatttttatttgaaatagattaattttatgATCTTGATTAAATATCACAAACCTAAAGGTACAtttaatgtcacatcatttaaaatttaaataatatgatACTCAGTACACCATTAGATttaggaaataaaatttaaaatttgaaataaattatcTCTATTCCAAGTGAAATGCAAAAGATTATATTCCAACTCTACAcgctctttctttctttttctttttttttttcttttttttttttgtacctaAGGTTGACTCGATGCACGTGAAAAATGCATGCCATTACCATGAAGCAGAGATCTTGTATAAATACATGAGAACTCTACTGCATTAACCACAAAACGAGCGAGAAAGCCTTATTCTTTATCTGCTTCtttatatcatatcattatCATGGCTCCCTATTACTCTATCCCATCAATTCTCACTACAATTAAGTTCTGCCTGTTATTCCCACTTCTTGTGGGGATGGTCTCTGCTCAGTTGTCCTCTGATTTCTATGCAACCTCATGCCCTAATGCCCTTTCCACCATTAAATCGGCTGTAGAGTCTGCAGTGTCAAGTGAGGGACGTATGGGAGCATCCCTACTCCGCCTTCACTTTCATGACTGCTTTGTTAATGCAAGTCATCTctaactttcttcttcttctttctgcaaTATCAATCTACAAATGTTTGcatgttttgtgtgtgtatagtgGGTGTGTGTTTCTAAAAGTAGCATTAATTAGGAAAACAATATATTTGACAACTTTTTCGCTTGTGACTTGTTATGAATAGGGCAATATTACTTTCATGATTTATCATGGAgatcacttttattatacaccaattacagtaaatcattaaaaaaaatttaagaaaattttgtatcactaaatttatttatatattaattcatGTAAAAGTTATATcatagtaatatatagattatagagtATTCTAACCATCCAAATCAGGAATTTGGCAAAATGAGTACAATTACCTGTTTGTGAGGATACTGAGGTACAACGTTCAAGTACAAAGTGAATCTTGTGTACATAGATTGATGATTGAAGTGGATTGGCATAGCTTACCCAGCAAAAAGTTATGAGGtcatttgaagttttgaacCCGTGCTAAAGTAATTTACAGGCCCATAATATAGTTTCATGAGAACGTAAAGTATAAATTCCATGCAAATTGGAGAGTGTCTCTAGTTGATTATATAAGAAACTAAACTATATTGTGTTAATGGATCgttgaattttcattttgaataaCATTTTGTAACAGGGATGTGATGCATCCGTACTATTGGATGATACAACAACTAGCCAAGGAGAGAAAAATGCTACTCCGAATGCTTCTCTAAGGGGTTTTGAAGTGATAGACACTATCAAATCTCAGTTGGAGAATTTGTGCCCCGGTGTTGTGTCTTGTGCTGATATTTTAGCCGTTGTTGCAAGAGATTCAGTTGTTGTTGTAAGAAAGAGCTCAAACTTTTATAttacttattaattttaaccaCAAGTTTATTTACATGAGTTtctttggttttaaaaattaaaccgGATAAAGTACAAtgttacattaaaaaaatgccaagtttaaaaaaaattgtacataaatcaaataaaCTTCATAATTAAAATGAAGATAAGTTGTGGCAACAGGTCAAAGCTATATTGACTTCATTATTAAAACCTTATTCTTTTGATGTCATTTGCATCATATTGTTGGTTTTAATTCAGCTAAGCGCACCTATTTGGAGTTGGCCTGTTGATTTGGGCAGAAGAGACTCCACCACTGCAAGTTCTGCTGCCGTTAATTCCAACATCCCTAGTCCAACCTTAGATCTTAGTGGCCTTATCAACGCCTTCTCAAACAAAGGTTTCACTGCCAATGAAATGGTGGCTTTGTCAGGTAGGTTAAATTCTTAGTAACTCTAATTATATCCCACTAGTGGTGTTTAAAATCTCGTATAATAGGTTCCAGTTAACTCGATTAGTTAAATCTTAAGCATTCAACTTTTCACGCTTtatatggaagaaaaaaaaattagac
The sequence above is drawn from the Quercus robur chromosome 7, dhQueRobu3.1, whole genome shotgun sequence genome and encodes:
- the LOC126692515 gene encoding cationic peroxidase 1-like; this translates as MAPYYSIPSILTTIKFCLLFPLLVGMVSAQLSSDFYATSCPNALSTIKSAVESAVSSEGRMGASLLRLHFHDCFVNGCDASVLLDDTTTSQGEKNATPNASLRGFEVIDTIKSQLENLCPGVVSCADILAVVARDSVVVLSAPIWSWPVDLGRRDSTTASSAAVNSNIPSPTLDLSGLINAFSNKGFTANEMVALSGSHTIGQATCGNFRTRIYNETNIDSSYATSLKSNCPSTGGDSNLAPLDVTTPTTFDNAYYTNLINKKGLLHSDQQLFSGGSTDSIVTNYSNNVGALITDFANAMVKMGRLSPFTGTSGQIRKNCRKAN